From the genome of Papaver somniferum cultivar HN1 chromosome 2, ASM357369v1, whole genome shotgun sequence, one region includes:
- the LOC113348324 gene encoding uncharacterized protein LOC113348324 — protein MGAINRNFILLGLVFAVVLLISSEVLAVKDIPQNTLSQEQVLKKTSGGSSIKKKSLPNGGIEYDIEHAGNEVEVELNKTGAEVEVEFAGKEVEVELNKHAAKFEVEIGGKKFEILLKG, from the exons ATGGGTGCGATTAACAGGAACTTCATTTTGTTGGGACTTGTTTTTGCTGTTGTTCTTCTCATCTCTTCTGAGGTCTTAGCTGTTAAGGAcattcctcaaaacacac TGTCACAGGAGCAAGTGTTGAAGAAGACCAGTGGTGGATCGTCGATCAAGAAGAAATCACTTCCTAATGGAGGAATCGAGTATGATATTGAGCATGCAGGGAATGAAGTTGAAGTTGAGCTAAACAAAACTGGAGCTGAGGTTGAGGTTGAGTTTGCCGGGAAAGAGGTCGAGGTTGAGCTTAACAAACATGCAGCTAAGTTTGAGGTTGAGATCGGCGGGAAAAAGTTCGAGATTCTACTTAAGGGTTAA